One genomic window of Polynucleobacter sp. HIN11 includes the following:
- the rlmB gene encoding 23S rRNA (guanosine(2251)-2'-O)-methyltransferase RlmB has protein sequence MKQLLLGFHAVQTRLRVDPQSIQSVYYDPARRDRRMADFIKQAEPILGKRLYTANAERLHNLAGHDRHQGIVAMAEGISVARTLPELLDSLDAKSDPPLLLVLDGITDPHNLGACLRAADGAGVHGVIVPKDRSASINATVSKVASGAAEVIPIITVTNLARTMREMQELGIWIIGTDDEAQESIYDVDLKGPTAIVMGAEGEGMRRLTRETCDQLVHIPMQGAVESLNVSVATGVTLYEARRQRAQAKSPKR, from the coding sequence ATGAAGCAGTTGCTCTTGGGATTTCATGCGGTGCAGACGCGTTTGCGGGTTGATCCCCAGAGTATTCAGTCGGTGTACTACGATCCTGCTAGACGCGATCGTCGGATGGCGGACTTCATTAAGCAAGCAGAACCCATTTTAGGGAAGCGTTTGTACACCGCTAATGCCGAGCGCTTACATAATCTTGCTGGCCATGATCGTCATCAGGGGATTGTGGCGATGGCAGAGGGCATCTCTGTAGCAAGAACCTTGCCAGAACTATTAGATAGCTTAGATGCTAAAAGTGATCCACCCTTACTCTTAGTGCTCGATGGCATTACCGATCCTCATAACTTAGGTGCCTGCCTGCGTGCAGCCGACGGTGCAGGAGTGCATGGCGTGATCGTTCCTAAAGATCGCTCGGCCAGTATCAATGCCACCGTGAGTAAGGTCGCCAGTGGCGCTGCCGAGGTAATCCCAATTATTACGGTGACCAATCTTGCAAGAACCATGCGCGAGATGCAAGAGCTTGGAATTTGGATCATTGGTACTGATGATGAGGCCCAGGAATCGATTTACGATGTTGATCTTAAGGGGCCCACTGCGATCGTCATGGGTGCAGAAGGTGAGGGTATGCGGCGCTTAACCCGCGAGACTTGCGATCAATTGGTGCATATTCCGATGCAAGGGGCGGTCGAGAGTTTGAACGTCTCCGTGGCTACTGGTGTGACACTGTATGAGGCGCGCCGCCAACGCGCACAAGCTAAATCACCGAAGAGGTGA
- the rnr gene encoding ribonuclease R encodes MRKSDQPITRDSDRMGTVQGHRDGFGFVVPDDGGEDIFLAEREMARVMHGDRVSIRVLGTDRRGRPEGQIVEVLVHANRLVIGRLLNENGVLIVAPEDKRIGHDILIPPRGQGMAKLGQVVSVEIIDYPDSYRQAVGRVVEVLGEIDDPGMEIEIAVRKYGVPHTFSPAALKEAEALPNEVTQEDLKGRVDLRDIPLITIDGADARDFDDAVYCEPVQYGQTKAWRLIVAIADVAHYVKPGHPLDKDALLRATSVYFPRRVIPMLPEKISNGLCSLNPEVDRLCMVCDAVVDQKGEILAYQFYQGVMHSAQRFTYDTVWEILSNTRGPEAVRFAQFNDQLNHLYQLYKILFAAREKRGAIDFETVETQIISNELGKILRIEPRLRNDAHRLIEECMLTANVCAANFLQKHEHLSLFRVHGEPSVEKVQTLKQVLRTTGLHLTGSEKPHPKDFAKLMKEIKGRPDASTLQMLILRSMQQAIYQPENEGHFGLSYPAYAHFTSPIRRYPDLLVHRSIKAILSKKAYHPHLPEDVPMNLTMPRKGQGRANAAAVKQSQQDTKAKSKHAANTKGSKEGAALAVWAQFGVHCSANERRADEASRDVEAWLKCYYMRDHLGQEYAGTITGVANFGLFVQLESLFVEGMVHVTELGGDYYQYDEARQELRGERTGIRYRIGDRLHVLVSRVDLDARKIEFSLVKANGSNERDGARFKSAVLANDSGRPSKKAAHKKTRPAEKAPKRETTTASKKSKAKTGKTARQPSMGQGTGRKSHKGKRK; translated from the coding sequence ATGCGTAAATCGGATCAACCCATTACCCGCGATAGCGATCGCATGGGCACGGTTCAGGGTCACCGCGATGGCTTTGGCTTTGTGGTGCCCGATGACGGCGGTGAGGATATCTTCCTAGCCGAGCGTGAGATGGCTCGGGTCATGCATGGTGACCGGGTCTCGATTCGAGTATTGGGTACCGACCGGCGCGGCCGACCTGAGGGTCAAATTGTGGAAGTGCTGGTGCATGCCAATCGCTTGGTCATTGGACGTCTACTTAATGAGAACGGTGTTCTGATTGTGGCGCCTGAGGATAAGCGTATCGGTCACGACATCCTCATTCCACCGCGCGGGCAAGGCATGGCCAAATTGGGCCAGGTGGTGAGTGTTGAGATTATTGATTATCCCGATAGTTATCGCCAGGCTGTTGGCCGAGTTGTTGAGGTCCTGGGTGAGATTGATGACCCCGGTATGGAGATCGAGATTGCGGTTCGTAAGTATGGTGTGCCCCATACGTTCTCACCTGCTGCCCTAAAAGAAGCTGAAGCATTACCGAATGAAGTCACTCAGGAGGATCTCAAGGGCCGAGTTGATCTACGCGATATCCCACTGATTACGATTGATGGCGCCGATGCCAGAGACTTCGATGATGCGGTCTATTGCGAGCCAGTGCAGTATGGCCAAACCAAAGCCTGGCGTTTAATTGTGGCGATTGCTGACGTTGCCCATTATGTGAAGCCCGGTCATCCACTTGATAAGGATGCCTTGCTGCGGGCCACCTCGGTGTATTTCCCTCGCAGAGTGATTCCGATGCTGCCCGAGAAAATCTCGAATGGCCTTTGCTCCCTTAATCCCGAAGTCGACCGCCTGTGCATGGTTTGTGATGCGGTGGTAGATCAAAAGGGTGAGATTCTGGCGTATCAGTTTTACCAAGGCGTGATGCACTCTGCGCAACGCTTCACCTACGATACCGTCTGGGAGATATTAAGTAATACTCGTGGACCCGAAGCAGTACGCTTTGCCCAGTTTAATGATCAACTAAATCACCTCTACCAACTCTACAAAATACTATTTGCCGCCCGTGAGAAGCGAGGCGCGATTGATTTTGAGACCGTTGAGACCCAGATCATTAGTAATGAGCTCGGCAAGATCTTGCGCATTGAGCCCCGATTGCGTAATGACGCCCATCGCTTGATTGAAGAGTGTATGTTGACCGCGAACGTCTGTGCTGCTAATTTTCTGCAAAAGCATGAGCATCTCAGTCTCTTTCGAGTGCACGGCGAACCCTCGGTCGAGAAAGTGCAGACCCTCAAGCAGGTGTTGCGAACCACTGGCTTACATCTAACCGGAAGCGAGAAGCCCCACCCGAAAGATTTTGCCAAGCTCATGAAAGAGATCAAGGGCCGGCCCGATGCTAGCACCCTGCAGATGTTGATTTTGCGGTCGATGCAACAAGCCATTTACCAACCAGAGAACGAGGGCCACTTTGGTCTGTCATACCCTGCGTACGCTCACTTCACAAGCCCCATCCGGCGCTACCCCGATCTCCTGGTGCACCGCTCGATCAAAGCAATCTTGAGTAAGAAAGCCTATCATCCGCATTTGCCAGAAGATGTACCCATGAACCTCACCATGCCTCGTAAGGGGCAAGGTCGCGCCAATGCCGCTGCTGTGAAGCAGTCACAGCAGGATACTAAGGCAAAGAGTAAGCACGCAGCGAATACCAAGGGATCCAAAGAGGGTGCAGCACTAGCCGTCTGGGCCCAGTTTGGGGTGCATTGCTCTGCCAATGAGCGTCGAGCCGATGAGGCCTCACGCGATGTCGAGGCCTGGCTGAAGTGCTATTACATGCGCGACCATTTGGGGCAGGAGTACGCCGGCACGATTACCGGGGTGGCGAACTTTGGTCTCTTTGTGCAGCTCGAGAGTTTATTTGTGGAAGGCATGGTCCACGTTACAGAATTAGGCGGTGATTATTACCAATACGATGAGGCCCGCCAGGAGTTAAGGGGGGAGCGTACTGGGATTCGGTATCGAATTGGTGATCGCTTGCATGTCTTAGTAAGTCGAGTGGATCTCGATGCCCGCAAGATTGAGTTCAGCCTCGTGAAAGCCAATGGCAGCAATGAGCGCGATGGCGCACGATTTAAATCAGCGGTCTTGGCCAATGACTCAGGTCGCCCCTCTAAGAAAGCGGCCCACAAGAAAACCCGTCCTGCCGAGAAAGCGCCTAAGCGCGAAACCACAACCGCGAGTAAGAAATCAAAGGCAAAAACGGGTAAGACTGCACGTCAGCCATCGATGGGTCAGGGAACCGGTCGTAAAAGTCATAAAGGCAAACGCAAATGA
- the rpiA gene encoding ribose-5-phosphate isomerase RpiA, translating into MNQDDLKKRVAQAAKDYVIGAMPKGQYLGIGTGSTANWFIDLLAPYRDHFAGVISSSLASTERLLKLGFHVVDANQLPDAIAKQSYPMPIYVDGADEINPQGHMIKGGGGALTREKIIASMAQDFICICDETKLVQQLGHFPLPVEIIPLAQTAVTKALAPLGGQAQIRLIKSGKAEGQPYLTDNKAWILDIHGLSIEDPIALEESINLIPGVISVGLFAKRKANVLLLGKADQVERIRFT; encoded by the coding sequence ATGAACCAAGACGACCTCAAAAAACGCGTTGCCCAAGCTGCCAAAGACTATGTCATTGGGGCTATGCCCAAGGGTCAGTATTTGGGGATCGGGACTGGCTCAACCGCTAACTGGTTTATTGATCTACTTGCACCGTACCGCGATCATTTTGCGGGAGTGATCTCAAGTTCACTAGCAAGCACTGAGCGTTTGCTTAAATTGGGCTTTCATGTGGTCGACGCCAACCAATTACCTGATGCGATTGCAAAGCAATCCTACCCCATGCCAATTTATGTGGATGGTGCTGATGAAATTAATCCGCAGGGTCATATGATCAAAGGTGGTGGTGGCGCTCTAACCCGCGAGAAGATTATTGCTAGCATGGCCCAAGACTTTATCTGCATCTGCGATGAGACTAAACTCGTGCAGCAACTTGGCCACTTTCCCCTCCCGGTAGAGATTATTCCCCTTGCACAAACGGCGGTTACCAAAGCCCTTGCCCCACTTGGTGGGCAAGCTCAAATAAGACTGATCAAATCCGGTAAAGCCGAAGGTCAACCGTATCTCACCGATAACAAGGCTTGGATCTTAGATATCCATGGCTTATCCATTGAAGACCCAATCGCTCTTGAAGAATCAATCAATCTGATCCCAGGCGTGATCAGCGTAGGACTCTTTGCCAAACGCAAGGCCAATGTCCTTTTGCTTGGCAAAGCCGATCAGGTGGAGAGAATTCGGTTTACCTAG
- a CDS encoding oxidative damage protection protein, whose product MARMVQCIKLNKEAEGLDFAPLPGDLGKKIWNQVSKEAWAGWLKHQTMLINENRLNMADPRARQYLLKQVEKYFFEGGADMASGYVPPANGS is encoded by the coding sequence ATGGCACGAATGGTTCAATGCATTAAGCTTAATAAAGAAGCTGAGGGCTTAGATTTTGCTCCCCTACCTGGCGATCTTGGTAAAAAGATCTGGAATCAGGTATCTAAAGAGGCTTGGGCTGGATGGCTAAAGCACCAGACCATGCTCATTAATGAGAACCGCCTCAATATGGCCGATCCCCGAGCCCGCCAATACCTTCTCAAGCAGGTCGAGAAGTATTTCTTTGAAGGTGGCGCCGATATGGCTAGCGGCTACGTGCCGCCAGCAAACGGTTCTTAA
- the argA gene encoding amino-acid N-acetyltransferase, with protein sequence MSALPSSSHSAHFPFVGWLREVAPYIHAFREKTFVIAFAGELAQDFDQLENLIEDIAMLHAMGMRIVLVHGIRPQIDEQLSLRKIKSKFGKGHMSSYRITDAPALECVKEAAGELRLDIEAAFSRGLPNTPMAGSRISVISGNFITAMPIGVVDGIDYLLTGLVRKVDSESIRMSLNSGKLVLLSPLGFSPTGQAFNLSFEDVAAATAAALKADKLMFLTPFPGLQDEEGHLVTELSIAQLQHYLQLYPDLPSNMRNFLNTAMRAVRSGVSRAHFLPCDRDGVLLEELFTHDGVGMMLAASDIENLREATQDDVGGILQLTLPLEAEGILAARGQDVIERDIARFSVIEHDKVLFGCAALFPFPNGVGELACLVVDPNSQGSGDGERLLKRIEARAKQEGINKLFVLTTRTEHWFLKRGFVRATVDDLPEERKQIYNWDRKSMVLTKKI encoded by the coding sequence ATGTCCGCGCTTCCATCCTCCTCCCATTCCGCTCACTTTCCCTTCGTTGGCTGGCTACGCGAGGTAGCGCCCTATATCCACGCCTTTCGTGAGAAAACCTTTGTCATTGCCTTTGCCGGTGAGCTAGCCCAGGACTTCGATCAACTCGAGAACCTAATTGAGGACATTGCCATGTTGCATGCCATGGGTATGCGCATCGTCCTGGTTCATGGCATTCGCCCCCAAATCGATGAGCAGCTCTCCTTGCGTAAGATCAAGAGCAAGTTTGGTAAGGGCCACATGAGCAGTTATCGGATTACCGATGCTCCCGCTCTTGAGTGTGTCAAAGAGGCGGCTGGTGAACTGCGTCTGGATATTGAAGCTGCGTTTAGTCGCGGTTTACCCAATACCCCCATGGCGGGCTCCCGCATCTCGGTGATCTCGGGCAACTTTATTACGGCCATGCCGATTGGTGTGGTTGATGGGATCGATTACCTTCTTACTGGGCTTGTCCGTAAAGTCGACTCAGAATCGATTCGGATGTCCCTCAATAGCGGTAAGTTAGTATTACTCTCACCACTTGGATTCTCACCTACTGGTCAGGCATTTAACTTGTCGTTTGAAGATGTGGCTGCCGCTACTGCTGCAGCTCTGAAAGCCGATAAGCTCATGTTCTTAACCCCATTCCCCGGGTTGCAAGATGAGGAAGGTCATCTGGTTACTGAGCTCTCGATTGCCCAACTACAGCACTATCTCCAGCTCTACCCTGATCTACCTAGCAATATGCGCAACTTCTTAAACACGGCCATGCGCGCGGTGCGCTCTGGTGTGAGCCGTGCGCATTTCTTACCCTGCGATCGGGATGGTGTTTTACTCGAAGAATTGTTCACACACGATGGCGTGGGCATGATGCTGGCCGCCTCCGATATCGAGAACCTCCGTGAAGCAACGCAAGATGATGTGGGTGGTATTTTGCAACTCACACTGCCACTCGAAGCAGAGGGCATTTTGGCTGCGCGTGGTCAGGACGTGATCGAGCGCGATATCGCCAGGTTCTCGGTCATCGAGCACGATAAGGTCTTATTTGGTTGCGCCGCCCTCTTTCCGTTTCCCAATGGTGTGGGAGAGCTTGCTTGCCTGGTGGTTGACCCCAACTCCCAGGGTTCGGGTGATGGTGAGCGGCTATTAAAACGCATTGAAGCACGTGCCAAGCAAGAAGGCATTAACAAATTATTTGTTTTGACAACTCGTACGGAGCACTGGTTCCTCAAGCGCGGCTTTGTCCGCGCTACCGTTGACGATCTTCCAGAAGAGCGTAAGCAGATCTACAACTGGGATCGCAAATCCATGGTGCTCACCAAGAAGATTTAA
- the hemN gene encoding oxygen-independent coproporphyrinogen III oxidase: MSFVLDTIPPSACLAQHEQEILFEPELLKRFDVNGPRYTSYPSADRFHEGYTASNYDHALKALATKTDPVSLYFHIPFCPNICYYCACNKIITKDHSKSQRYIEYLAKEMDLVLAALGGRKLSVSQMHWGGGTPTFLSHQETRELMGFIHDHFELLPDGEYSIEIDPRRVKEADIALLAALGFNRISLGVQDIDPTVQAAIHRIQSVEETQAVLDWSHLYGFKSRSIDLIYGLPKQSRSTFEKTVAAVLAMQPDRISVYNYAHLPHAFKPQRRILETELPSANEKLAILANTISQLQNAGYVFIGMDHFAKPSDELAIAQREGRLHRNFQGYSTQAECDLIALGVSSIGKVAGTYTQNHKTLPEYYAQLDHGVLPTLRGITLNDDDRIRRDLIGELMCQFELDTKAFAKKHAIDFADYFAVELAELANLEGTGLIENQDGYLRVPMRGRLLARRVAMVFDRHLRESRSQAKYSKVL; this comes from the coding sequence ATGAGTTTTGTACTTGATACCATACCGCCAAGCGCTTGTTTAGCTCAACATGAGCAGGAGATCCTCTTTGAGCCAGAACTGCTCAAGCGGTTTGATGTGAATGGACCTCGCTACACCTCCTATCCCAGTGCTGATCGATTTCATGAGGGCTATACTGCTAGCAATTACGATCACGCTCTGAAAGCGCTTGCAACAAAAACCGACCCGGTATCGCTTTACTTTCATATCCCGTTTTGCCCCAATATTTGCTATTACTGCGCGTGCAACAAGATCATTACGAAGGATCACTCCAAAAGCCAGCGATACATTGAGTACCTCGCGAAAGAAATGGATTTGGTCTTAGCGGCTCTTGGGGGACGCAAGCTCAGCGTCAGTCAGATGCATTGGGGTGGTGGGACACCTACTTTTTTGTCGCATCAGGAAACGCGCGAACTGATGGGCTTCATTCATGATCATTTTGAGCTCTTGCCCGATGGCGAGTATTCGATTGAGATTGATCCACGACGTGTGAAGGAGGCGGATATCGCCTTATTGGCTGCCTTGGGATTTAACCGCATTAGTCTGGGTGTGCAAGATATTGATCCCACGGTCCAAGCGGCTATTCATCGGATTCAAAGCGTGGAAGAGACCCAGGCGGTATTGGATTGGTCGCATCTGTATGGATTTAAATCGCGCAGCATTGATTTGATCTATGGTCTTCCGAAACAAAGCCGGAGTACTTTTGAGAAAACAGTTGCAGCGGTTTTGGCCATGCAACCTGATCGGATCTCTGTCTATAACTACGCCCATCTGCCGCATGCATTTAAGCCCCAACGGCGGATTTTGGAAACTGAATTACCGAGCGCTAATGAGAAATTAGCAATTCTGGCCAATACCATTTCTCAGCTCCAAAATGCGGGATATGTATTCATCGGGATGGACCACTTTGCTAAGCCGAGTGATGAGCTTGCAATTGCCCAGCGCGAAGGGCGATTGCACCGTAATTTTCAGGGCTACTCCACCCAAGCTGAGTGTGATCTGATTGCCCTTGGGGTGTCATCAATCGGCAAAGTAGCCGGTACCTATACCCAGAATCACAAAACCCTTCCTGAGTACTATGCGCAACTGGATCATGGTGTGTTACCAACCTTAAGAGGCATTACCCTGAACGATGATGATCGGATCCGTCGCGATCTCATTGGCGAGTTAATGTGCCAGTTTGAGCTGGACACGAAGGCCTTTGCCAAAAAACATGCAATCGACTTTGCGGATTACTTTGCAGTGGAGCTTGCCGAGCTCGCAAATCTAGAAGGCACCGGTTTAATCGAGAATCAGGATGGGTACTTAAGAGTGCCGATGCGGGGCCGTCTGTTGGCCCGACGCGTTGCCATGGTATTTGATCGTCACCTACGAGAGTCGCGCTCGCAGGCGAAGTACTCCAAAGTACTTTAA
- the tal gene encoding transaldolase, with protein sequence MDTLAQLKRYTTVVADTGDFERMRAFAPQDATTNPSLILKAVLLPEYQALVASVQRDHPNASPAQLIDRILVAFGVEILRIVPGRVSTEVDARLSFDTAATIAKAKEIMALYAAMGIPRERVLIKLASTWESIMAARELEQEGIHCNMTLLFSVVQAVACADAGARLISPFVGRISDWYKKLLGDQWSLEQFGGANDPGVQSVRSIYTYYKHFEIETEIMGASFRNTSQILELAGCDLLTISPELLAELQASTEPVSPKLLVSDAKLANVERLNLDQARFQTLLTENTMAFEKLQEGIQAFCADIEKLEALLIR encoded by the coding sequence ATGGACACATTAGCCCAACTCAAACGCTATACCACCGTGGTTGCTGATACTGGCGACTTTGAGCGCATGCGCGCCTTTGCTCCGCAAGATGCAACCACTAATCCATCGCTCATTCTCAAGGCGGTCTTGCTGCCAGAGTATCAAGCCTTGGTTGCATCGGTGCAGCGTGATCATCCCAACGCCTCCCCTGCCCAATTAATTGATCGGATCTTGGTGGCGTTTGGGGTGGAGATACTGCGCATTGTGCCGGGTCGGGTCTCAACCGAAGTCGATGCACGTCTGTCATTTGATACCGCTGCCACCATTGCGAAGGCCAAAGAGATCATGGCGCTCTACGCGGCAATGGGCATCCCCCGCGAGCGGGTTTTAATCAAACTTGCTAGCACCTGGGAGAGCATTATGGCGGCTCGTGAGCTTGAGCAAGAAGGTATTCATTGCAATATGACTCTGCTTTTTTCGGTGGTGCAAGCAGTTGCGTGTGCGGATGCTGGGGCAAGATTGATTTCCCCATTTGTGGGACGCATTAGTGATTGGTATAAGAAGTTGTTGGGCGATCAATGGTCTCTCGAGCAGTTCGGGGGCGCCAACGACCCCGGGGTGCAATCGGTGCGCAGCATCTATACCTATTACAAACACTTTGAGATTGAAACCGAGATCATGGGGGCAAGCTTTCGAAATACCAGTCAGATCTTAGAGCTTGCGGGTTGCGATCTACTGACCATTAGCCCCGAACTCTTAGCTGAATTGCAAGCCAGTACCGAACCAGTGAGCCCAAAATTACTAGTTAGCGATGCTAAATTAGCCAATGTGGAGCGCTTGAACTTGGATCAAGCACGGTTTCAGACCCTCTTAACTGAAAACACCATGGCCTTCGAGAAACTCCAAGAAGGTATTCAGGCCTTTTGTGCCGATATTGAGAAACTCGAGGCCTTGCTAATTCGTTGA
- the acsF gene encoding magnesium-protoporphyrin IX monomethyl ester (oxidative) cyclase, producing the protein MTTITEINTLEDAARKAVSSTMISPRFYTTDHDYMNQINIEPVRAEWDIMMKEYEGDNNQDHFIRDADFAKEVDELLPKLDPELRKEFLDFLVTSLTSEFSGCVLYNEIRGKITNPDIKQLMTYMARDESRHAGFINSSLRDFGLGVNLGDLKRDKPYTYFKPKFILYATYLSEKIGYARYITIFRQLEKNPDKRFHPIFRWFQRWCNDEFRHGESFALIMRANPSLLQGGNIYWIRFFLLSVYATMYVRDHTRPALKMAMSLDPTQYDYEVFRITSEISKQVFPITLDTDHPKFRQEMDYLHRVADRFYEAKAKGGITGLIQQGWYASLGFLSFARLYFIPVKHHKLPKEIRLAPIW; encoded by the coding sequence ATGACCACCATCACCGAAATAAATACTCTTGAAGATGCCGCTCGTAAAGCAGTCTCAAGCACCATGATTAGTCCCCGCTTTTACACCACCGATCATGACTATATGAACCAAATTAATATCGAGCCGGTACGTGCCGAGTGGGACATCATGATGAAAGAGTATGAGGGTGATAACAACCAGGATCACTTTATTCGGGATGCCGATTTTGCTAAAGAAGTGGACGAGTTATTGCCCAAACTCGACCCAGAATTACGCAAGGAGTTTTTGGACTTCTTGGTCACCTCACTGACCTCTGAGTTCTCGGGCTGTGTGCTCTATAACGAGATCCGAGGAAAAATCACCAATCCAGATATCAAGCAGCTGATGACGTATATGGCCCGTGATGAATCGCGTCATGCTGGTTTTATTAATTCCTCCCTGAGAGACTTTGGGCTAGGAGTTAATCTAGGTGATCTCAAGCGTGATAAGCCTTATACCTATTTCAAGCCAAAGTTCATTTTGTATGCCACTTACCTCTCAGAGAAGATTGGCTATGCAAGGTACATCACCATCTTTCGGCAGTTAGAGAAAAACCCCGATAAACGCTTTCATCCAATCTTTCGCTGGTTTCAGCGCTGGTGCAATGATGAGTTTCGGCATGGCGAATCCTTTGCACTGATCATGCGCGCCAATCCAAGCCTATTGCAAGGAGGCAATATCTATTGGATCCGTTTTTTCTTGTTATCGGTCTATGCCACGATGTATGTCCGTGATCACACCCGCCCTGCTTTAAAGATGGCGATGAGCCTAGATCCAACCCAATACGATTACGAGGTATTTCGGATTACATCTGAGATCTCAAAACAAGTGTTTCCCATTACTCTCGATACCGATCATCCAAAATTCCGACAAGAAATGGATTATTTGCATCGTGTAGCAGATCGGTTTTATGAGGCAAAGGCCAAAGGCGGAATCACTGGACTCATCCAACAAGGTTGGTACGCCAGTCTAGGCTTTCTGAGCTTTGCGCGCCTGTACTTCATCCCAGTCAAGCACCACAAGTTACCTAAAGAGATTCGCTTGGCACCAATTTGGTAG
- a CDS encoding adenylosuccinate synthase: MSKSRGRNVVVIGTQWGDEGKGKVVDWLTDHAQAVVRFQGGHNAGHTLIIGGKKTILRLIPSGIMHPQVICYIGNGVVLSPEALFKEIGELESAGLNVQGRLKISEAATLILPYHVAIDHAREKKRGSDKIGTTGRGIGPAYEDKVARRALRVQDFFYPEQFASKLRENLDYHNFALTQYYKVDALDFNRVLDEAMSYAERIKPMVVDVSSALYAAEQAGQNLLFEGAQGTLLDIDHGTYPFVTSSNCVAGNAAAGSGVGPGSLHYILGITKAYCTRVGAGPFPSELYDHENPNKQDPVGIRLAEVGKEFGSVTGRPRRTGWLDAAALKRSIQINGLSGLCITKLDVLDGIETIRLCVGYKLDGKTSDVLPRGAEAVARCEPIYEDFKGWTESTVGITDWNKLPKTAQDYLKRVQEICGKPIAMVSTGPERDETILLQHPFED; the protein is encoded by the coding sequence ATGAGTAAGTCTCGGGGTCGTAATGTTGTCGTGATTGGCACGCAGTGGGGCGATGAGGGGAAGGGCAAGGTGGTTGATTGGCTCACCGATCACGCACAAGCCGTCGTACGCTTTCAGGGTGGACATAACGCCGGACACACACTCATTATTGGTGGCAAGAAAACCATCTTACGCCTGATTCCTTCAGGGATCATGCATCCTCAAGTCATTTGCTATATCGGCAATGGTGTAGTGCTCTCACCGGAGGCTCTATTTAAAGAGATTGGCGAACTTGAAAGCGCAGGTCTTAATGTACAAGGACGCTTAAAGATCTCCGAAGCAGCCACGCTCATTCTTCCGTACCACGTGGCGATTGATCATGCGCGTGAGAAAAAACGTGGCAGCGATAAGATTGGTACGACCGGGCGTGGAATTGGTCCTGCGTATGAAGATAAAGTAGCTAGACGAGCACTCCGGGTACAAGACTTCTTTTATCCCGAACAATTTGCCTCTAAGTTGCGCGAGAACTTGGATTATCACAACTTCGCATTAACTCAGTATTACAAAGTGGATGCTCTAGACTTTAATCGTGTGCTTGATGAAGCCATGTCCTATGCGGAGCGCATTAAACCCATGGTGGTGGATGTCTCAAGCGCACTCTATGCGGCTGAGCAAGCGGGTCAGAACCTTCTCTTTGAAGGTGCACAGGGCACCTTACTTGATATTGACCACGGTACTTATCCCTTTGTGACCTCGAGTAATTGCGTTGCTGGTAATGCGGCTGCTGGCTCTGGTGTGGGACCCGGTTCATTGCATTACATCTTAGGAATCACCAAGGCCTATTGCACCCGGGTGGGCGCAGGACCATTCCCCAGTGAGCTGTATGACCATGAGAACCCCAATAAGCAAGATCCGGTAGGTATTCGCTTGGCTGAAGTTGGTAAAGAGTTTGGATCAGTGACCGGACGACCACGGCGTACGGGTTGGCTTGATGCCGCGGCACTAAAACGCTCCATCCAAATTAATGGTCTCTCTGGCTTGTGCATCACGAAGCTTGACGTGCTCGATGGTATTGAGACCATTCGTCTGTGCGTAGGCTACAAGCTGGATGGCAAGACCTCGGATGTTTTGCCACGAGGTGCTGAAGCGGTCGCGCGTTGTGAACCCATCTACGAAGACTTTAAGGGCTGGACTGAGAGTACCGTTGGGATTACAGATTGGAACAAGTTACCCAAGACCGCTCAAGACTATCTCAAACGCGTGCAAGAGATCTGTGGCAAACCGATTGCGATGGTCTCTACCGGACCAGAGCGGGATGAGACCATCCTCTTGCAGCATCCGTTTGAAGATTAA